Proteins from a single region of Fodinibius sp. Rm-B-1B1-1:
- a CDS encoding isoprenylcysteine carboxylmethyltransferase family protein has translation MEKASAGDNNLKQAQVVLFPPLVGLTLAVTSIFLHIFFPLNITSATIVIIAGIIILGSGIVLQVICLQVFKKAKTTPLFQKPTTNILESGPYARSRNPIYIAVFLQFIGLSFLINTWWLIAALPILYVYLRYGVIAREEQYLEQKFGEEYRRYRSNVPRWF, from the coding sequence ATGGAAAAAGCATCAGCTGGAGATAATAACCTAAAGCAGGCCCAGGTCGTTTTGTTTCCCCCATTAGTGGGGTTAACACTTGCGGTGACAAGTATTTTCTTACATATATTTTTTCCACTTAATATAACTTCTGCAACAATTGTGATAATTGCCGGTATTATTATTTTGGGAAGCGGAATTGTTCTTCAAGTAATTTGTTTGCAGGTTTTTAAGAAAGCCAAGACAACACCCTTATTCCAGAAACCCACTACCAATATTTTAGAATCCGGACCCTATGCCCGATCGCGTAATCCGATATACATCGCTGTTTTTCTTCAATTTATAGGACTATCCTTTTTGATCAATACTTGGTGGCTTATCGCTGCCTTACCTATCCTATATGTATACCTACGTTATGGCGTAATAGCTCGTGAAGAGCAGTATCTTGAACAAAAGTTCGGAGAAGAATATCGTAGATACCGGTCCAACGTACCACGCTGGTTCTAA
- a CDS encoding peroxiredoxin: MKATVNTKAPDFTLQNTDGDQISLSDFKGESNIVLLFFPLAFSSTCTEELCTIRDNMKVYNSLDAKVLGISVDSFFTLKAYKKAENLNFTLLSDFNKEVSQKYGVLYDDYFGMKGVSKRASFVIDEQGTIRHNEILEDSSQLPDFKRIQEILTEI, encoded by the coding sequence ATGAAAGCAACTGTTAATACCAAAGCCCCTGACTTTACACTCCAAAATACGGACGGGGATCAGATAAGCCTTTCTGATTTTAAAGGAGAGTCAAACATAGTATTACTCTTTTTTCCGCTTGCATTTTCCAGTACCTGTACCGAGGAACTCTGTACGATTAGAGACAATATGAAAGTCTATAATTCCTTAGATGCCAAGGTATTAGGGATTAGTGTTGATAGTTTTTTTACATTAAAAGCATATAAAAAAGCTGAGAATTTGAATTTTACACTTCTAAGTGATTTCAATAAAGAGGTATCCCAAAAGTATGGGGTTTTATATGATGATTATTTTGGAATGAAGGGAGTTTCTAAACGAGCATCTTTTGTGATTGACGAACAGGGTACTATAAGACATAATGAGATATTAGAAGATTCCAGCCAGCTTCCCGATTTTAAAAGGATACAAGAGATATTAACCGAAATATAG
- a CDS encoding NADH-quinone oxidoreductase subunit I, translating into MPTQQNLEQPRANALNEQYERERSFSFLENLYLPEVFKALWYTLKQMFQPSVTLQYPEEKWDPPSIFRGRPVLVEDNGKERCVACGLCARACPPLAISMQANEDSDDPKERYPDFFEINMLRCIYCGYCEEVCPEEAIVMSKDYDIVFESREEAIYDKQRLLVPKEDLEERLEFLREYKNRQFGQFWDFQEENNIHSVRDRDREFNSGLSLVEMLEQQKHNDNVEPESEWVR; encoded by the coding sequence ATGCCAACACAACAAAATTTAGAGCAACCCAGAGCTAACGCGCTCAACGAACAGTATGAACGTGAGCGTTCTTTTTCATTTCTGGAAAATTTATACCTACCTGAGGTTTTTAAAGCCCTATGGTACACCCTGAAGCAAATGTTTCAACCCAGTGTAACCCTTCAATATCCCGAAGAAAAATGGGATCCGCCTTCTATATTTCGCGGTCGGCCAGTACTTGTCGAAGATAATGGCAAAGAACGTTGTGTAGCTTGTGGGTTATGTGCTCGAGCATGTCCACCGTTGGCTATTAGTATGCAGGCGAACGAAGATTCCGATGACCCCAAAGAACGGTATCCGGATTTCTTTGAAATTAATATGCTCCGCTGTATTTATTGCGGATACTGTGAAGAGGTTTGCCCTGAAGAAGCAATTGTCATGAGTAAGGATTATGACATTGTTTTTGAATCCAGGGAAGAGGCTATTTACGATAAACAGCGCTTGTTAGTACCTAAAGAAGACTTAGAAGAACGTTTGGAGTTTCTACGAGAATACAAAAACCGTCAATTTGGTCAATTTTGGGATTTTCAGGAAGAAAATAATATTCACTCTGTCCGTGACCGCGATCGGGAGTTTAATTCTGGTCTTTCTCTTGTTGAAATGCTCGAACAACAGAAGCACAATGATAATGTAGAGCCCGAATCTGAGTGGGTGAGATAA